A genomic window from Sphingobacterium spiritivorum includes:
- a CDS encoding M90 family metallopeptidase, which yields MQYNPVVVVIIIFIIGVVLVYYVMKNVSNKKVVVDNQSVSLDEIQQVLQEEVEFYRRLKPDEQLKFCNRVSYFLNTTRISAEKGVQIVNADKILVAASATIPLFHFENWSYENLDEVLIYPGTFSEKFDTEEGDRNILGMVGDGVLGRKMILSLSALRNGFRSGSGENTAIHEFVHLIDKADGETDGIPEYLIPKSLIHPWLKEMHKTISMIKRDKSDIREYAATNEAEFLAVTSEYFFQKPKLLKEDHPDLFELLTEIYEKKDA from the coding sequence ATGCAGTATAATCCGGTCGTTGTTGTAATTATCATCTTTATAATAGGAGTAGTGCTAGTGTACTACGTCATGAAGAATGTGTCCAATAAGAAAGTTGTTGTTGATAACCAGTCTGTTAGTCTGGATGAAATTCAGCAAGTACTTCAGGAGGAAGTCGAATTTTACAGGCGGTTGAAACCGGATGAGCAACTCAAATTCTGCAACCGTGTTTCTTATTTTTTGAATACGACCAGGATCTCTGCGGAGAAAGGAGTACAGATCGTCAATGCAGATAAGATACTAGTCGCAGCAAGTGCTACTATTCCCTTGTTTCATTTCGAAAACTGGTCATACGAAAATCTGGATGAAGTCCTGATTTATCCGGGAACGTTTAGCGAAAAATTTGATACAGAAGAAGGAGATCGCAATATCCTTGGGATGGTGGGGGACGGAGTCCTGGGACGGAAGATGATATTATCGTTATCTGCACTTCGTAATGGATTCCGCTCAGGGAGTGGTGAGAATACAGCGATACACGAATTTGTGCATCTGATTGATAAAGCGGATGGAGAAACAGATGGTATTCCGGAATATCTTATTCCAAAATCACTGATCCATCCCTGGCTGAAAGAGATGCATAAAACCATCAGCATGATCAAAAGGGATAAATCAGATATTCGCGAGTATGCAGCAACTAACGAAGCCGAGTTTCTGGCTGTAACTTCTGAGTATTTCTTTCAAAAACCAAAACTGCTGAAGGAAGATCATCCGGATCTGTTTGAATTGCTTACGGAGATTTACGAGAAAAAGGACGCATAA
- a CDS encoding hybrid sensor histidine kinase/response regulator transcription factor, which translates to MSTVQAQPTYFKNYQTNDGLSNNTITCITQDRQGFLWFGSRNGLNRFDGNRFKIFRHDVSDSLSIGSSSILSLLTDRKGLMWVGTTQGVYLYNPVKENFRLFNKIPLGEVRIIKESGGFIWLTSNNKLYRYNPDDAAIVPVEHDKGEIIAATCNPDAGLWIVNSKHAVKRYSPSLNKFIEINLQSIHENIRSNIKTVYGINDSLLIIGTTNTAYLFDLKKGKPVDLFAQVFPKKVIQINSIIHQSASVFWLGTETGIYTYDLETGSIHHIKKDLLNPFTISDNVIVDFYRDKEGSMWTGTFFGGLNQYINQFDNFKKYLSGSGKSALSGNIVHEIIKDKYGNFWVGTEDGGLNKIDSKSGIIQHFIADGKSGSITLNNIHGLAIRDDELWVGSTSHGLDILDIKTGKLRRHYNEIGEGALQSKFVVCLYRTRDNTMLLGTDRALYAYDKNSKGFKLLPLKSAWIQGIHEDADGLLWINTYGSGVLIYNRRSGAVQQLYSEPGKPNTLINNYVNGLLEDSKRNIWLCTEGGLSKYDRNGHFTNYSSEAGLSSNQVFKALEDDNNTIWISTGKGLVRLEENKSKSVIYTARDGLPTEQFNYNSAFKDTDGTLYFGTIKGMVSFNPARSIKNHFVPPILISNIQINNADVAVRADGFLRQSISMSEEIRLTYDHSNLNFNIAALSYVSPESNAYRYIMEGYDKGWTEMTGNQKIYYNKLPPGSYTFKFTGSNNNGVWNKEVKELRIIVSPPWWFSTWAYLLYILTLGTIVLLVLRYYFLWIKANNTRKMDVYERRKEQEIYNLKLEFFTNLAHEIRTPLTLIRMPLEKIIRTQKIVDKETVRDLNLIEKNTLRLIRLTNQLLDFRKAENNNMSLTFTKTDINALLSEVFNDLNYLAKDKSLQYELSLPRISLTAYVDEEAFRKILTNLIHNAIKYADNEVGVKLLPFNSDDIMFNIEFRNDGKIIPPDKKEKIFEPFYRINDTEKDTGTGIGLPLSRSLVELHKGVLSLVYTEEDRNLFLLSCPILQDQSLDIKSLDDEATEQEYNTDDQDSYEDTDKPVILLVEDNKEILAYLNKELKVSYTILRATNGAEALDILDSNNVQLVLTDIMMPVMDGLALCKRIKSDILYSHIPVIFLTAKNALEAKIEGIKIGADAYIEKPFSMEYLLVQIRNTLKNRMIIRAYFTNSPTSKLTEINVSARDKDFISQLNTVIYDNISDIDLNVEELAKLMNMSRPTLYRKIKGLSDLTPNELINISRLKRAAELLLQKEYNISQIAAMVGYSIQSNFSRDFHKHYGMTPSVYIATSGSEDSGS; encoded by the coding sequence ATGAGTACTGTACAGGCACAGCCCACCTATTTTAAAAATTACCAGACTAATGACGGACTTTCTAATAATACCATAACCTGTATTACACAGGACCGGCAAGGCTTCTTATGGTTTGGCAGCAGAAATGGTCTGAACAGGTTCGATGGCAACCGGTTTAAAATATTCAGACACGATGTATCTGATTCGCTGAGTATAGGTAGTTCATCTATTCTGAGCTTACTGACCGACAGAAAAGGACTGATGTGGGTAGGAACAACGCAGGGCGTCTATCTTTACAATCCTGTAAAGGAGAATTTCAGACTTTTCAATAAAATACCTTTGGGAGAGGTCAGAATCATAAAAGAATCCGGTGGTTTTATCTGGCTTACTTCCAATAACAAACTTTACAGATACAATCCGGATGATGCTGCGATAGTGCCGGTTGAACATGACAAAGGTGAAATTATCGCAGCTACATGCAACCCGGATGCCGGGCTCTGGATTGTCAATAGCAAACATGCTGTAAAACGTTATAGCCCAAGTCTTAATAAATTCATAGAAATCAATCTCCAATCCATACACGAAAATATTCGTTCCAATATCAAAACCGTATATGGTATCAATGATTCTCTTCTGATTATCGGAACGACAAATACAGCTTATTTATTTGATTTGAAAAAAGGGAAACCGGTTGATTTGTTTGCGCAGGTATTCCCCAAAAAAGTAATTCAGATCAATAGTATTATCCATCAGTCTGCATCCGTATTCTGGCTTGGAACAGAGACCGGAATTTATACCTATGATTTGGAGACCGGGAGTATTCACCATATAAAAAAGGATCTTCTTAACCCGTTTACGATATCAGATAACGTTATTGTGGACTTTTACAGAGACAAAGAAGGGAGTATGTGGACAGGGACATTCTTCGGTGGTTTAAATCAATATATCAATCAATTTGACAATTTTAAGAAGTATCTGTCTGGCTCCGGGAAATCTGCACTTTCAGGAAATATTGTACATGAGATTATTAAAGATAAGTATGGCAATTTTTGGGTGGGTACAGAAGATGGCGGACTTAATAAAATCGATTCCAAATCCGGAATCATTCAGCATTTCATTGCGGATGGAAAGTCCGGAAGCATCACGCTCAACAATATTCATGGTCTGGCGATCAGAGATGATGAATTGTGGGTAGGTTCGACGTCGCACGGGCTCGATATTTTAGATATAAAAACCGGAAAACTCAGGCGCCACTATAATGAGATCGGAGAGGGGGCGCTGCAAAGTAAGTTTGTTGTATGTCTCTACAGGACAAGAGATAATACGATGTTATTGGGAACTGATCGCGCATTATATGCCTATGATAAGAATAGTAAAGGATTTAAACTTCTTCCTCTCAAGTCAGCGTGGATACAAGGTATTCATGAAGATGCAGACGGACTGCTGTGGATCAATACGTATGGAAGTGGTGTGTTGATTTATAACCGGAGATCCGGCGCTGTACAACAGCTGTATAGTGAGCCAGGAAAACCGAATACATTAATCAACAACTATGTAAACGGGTTATTGGAGGACAGTAAAAGGAATATCTGGCTCTGTACAGAAGGCGGACTTTCAAAGTATGACAGAAATGGTCATTTTACCAATTATTCGTCTGAGGCAGGTTTGTCTTCCAATCAGGTTTTTAAAGCTTTGGAAGACGATAATAATACGATCTGGATATCTACAGGTAAAGGCCTGGTCAGACTGGAGGAGAATAAATCAAAAAGTGTTATTTATACGGCCAGAGATGGTCTGCCAACAGAACAGTTCAATTACAATTCTGCATTCAAAGATACAGACGGGACGTTGTACTTTGGAACAATAAAGGGAATGGTAAGTTTTAATCCGGCCAGATCCATTAAAAACCATTTTGTACCTCCGATATTGATTAGCAATATACAAATCAACAATGCGGATGTTGCGGTCAGAGCAGATGGATTTCTGAGACAATCTATCTCCATGTCAGAAGAAATCAGACTCACCTATGATCATTCCAATCTCAATTTTAATATTGCGGCATTGAGCTATGTATCTCCCGAAAGCAATGCATACCGCTATATTATGGAGGGATATGACAAAGGCTGGACGGAGATGACCGGTAATCAAAAGATTTATTATAATAAATTACCTCCGGGCTCGTATACATTTAAGTTCACGGGCTCCAATAATAATGGAGTCTGGAATAAGGAGGTAAAAGAATTACGAATCATTGTTTCGCCTCCCTGGTGGTTTTCTACCTGGGCATATTTGCTGTATATATTGACACTAGGAACTATTGTTTTGCTGGTTCTGAGATATTATTTTCTATGGATCAAAGCGAATAATACACGTAAAATGGATGTATATGAGCGGAGAAAAGAACAGGAGATTTACAACCTGAAACTGGAGTTTTTTACCAATCTTGCACATGAGATCCGGACACCGCTTACACTGATACGGATGCCGCTGGAAAAGATCATACGCACACAAAAAATTGTAGATAAGGAGACTGTCAGGGACTTGAATCTGATCGAGAAAAATACATTACGCCTGATCCGCCTGACCAATCAGTTATTAGACTTTAGAAAAGCAGAAAACAATAATATGAGCCTTACTTTTACCAAAACGGATATAAATGCATTATTGTCCGAAGTATTTAACGATCTGAATTATCTGGCAAAAGACAAATCATTGCAGTATGAACTTTCTTTACCGCGGATAAGTCTGACGGCTTATGTGGATGAAGAAGCATTTAGAAAAATACTCACGAATTTGATTCATAATGCAATCAAATATGCTGACAATGAAGTAGGGGTAAAGCTTCTGCCTTTCAACAGTGATGATATCATGTTTAACATTGAATTCAGAAACGACGGAAAGATCATTCCGCCAGATAAAAAGGAAAAAATATTTGAACCTTTCTACAGAATCAATGATACAGAAAAGGATACAGGCACGGGTATAGGACTACCGCTTTCCCGCTCATTGGTTGAGTTACATAAAGGTGTACTGTCACTGGTCTATACAGAGGAAGACCGAAACCTGTTTTTGCTTTCCTGTCCTATTTTACAAGATCAGTCTCTGGATATAAAATCGCTCGATGATGAAGCTACAGAGCAGGAATACAATACAGATGACCAGGATAGCTATGAGGACACAGACAAGCCGGTTATTCTGCTCGTAGAAGACAATAAGGAAATACTGGCGTATCTGAATAAGGAATTAAAAGTCAGTTATACAATTCTGAGAGCCACTAACGGAGCTGAGGCTCTTGATATTCTCGACAGTAACAATGTACAGCTGGTCCTGACTGATATTATGATGCCGGTCATGGATGGTTTAGCTTTGTGTAAGCGGATTAAGTCAGATATTCTTTACAGCCATATTCCGGTGATTTTTCTTACAGCTAAAAATGCACTGGAAGCCAAAATAGAAGGAATAAAGATCGGAGCAGATGCCTATATCGAAAAACCATTTTCAATGGAGTATTTACTTGTACAAATACGCAATACGCTAAAAAACCGAATGATTATCAGAGCATATTTTACAAATTCACCGACCTCAAAATTGACTGAAATCAACGTTTCCGCCAGGGATAAAGACTTTATCAGTCAGCTCAATACTGTTATTTACGACAATATCTCGGATATTGATCTTAATGTAGAAGAGCTGGCCAAATTGATGAATATGAGCCGTCCTACTTTATATCGCAAGATTAAGGGACTTTCTGATCTTACGCCTAATGAACTGATCAATATATCCCGATTAAAAAGAGCTGCAGAGTTGCTTCTGCAAAAAGAATATAACATCAGTCAGATAGCGGCCATGGTTGGTTACAGCATACAGTCCAACTTTTCGCGCGATTTTCATAAACACTATGGCATGACACCAAGTGTATATATTGCTACCAGTGGTTCAGAAGATTCCGGATCATAA
- a CDS encoding DUF2752 domain-containing protein, translating into MTIRINKYLLASILLFLGGVFIYIYRTYDPQEYALFPKCPVKSLTGFDCPGCGSQRAIHAILHADFKAAFAFNPLLFFAVPYLFLNLYFITRPSLTAQQFKWRNRLFGYRAMILLSISIIIFTILRNIL; encoded by the coding sequence GTGACTATTCGTATTAACAAATACTTACTGGCTTCCATCCTCTTGTTTCTGGGGGGAGTATTTATCTATATTTACAGAACATACGACCCTCAGGAATACGCACTTTTTCCAAAGTGCCCTGTTAAAAGTCTGACTGGCTTTGATTGCCCCGGCTGTGGAAGTCAACGGGCTATTCATGCAATTTTACATGCAGATTTTAAAGCTGCATTTGCTTTTAATCCCTTACTTTTCTTTGCCGTTCCCTATTTATTCCTCAATTTATATTTTATTACCAGGCCATCTCTTACAGCGCAACAGTTTAAATGGCGAAACCGGCTGTTTGGTTATCGTGCGATGATTCTGCTCAGTATCAGTATTATTATATTCACAATTTTGAGGAATATATTATAA
- a CDS encoding CD225/dispanin family protein: MQKYHYTDGVNSFGPFSLEELKTKNITADTYVWTPELTDWKKAGELPELAELLKQESQSLSAPPQIPSAPAQPTFQHNAGTGGQFTPPSSLFEQPPKTYLIESILVTVLCCWPLGIPAIIYAAKVENKFYRGDKAGAQADSASAKKWITISLIGCVVFWILYIAIFGGLAYFGSTLDTNSDYSY; the protein is encoded by the coding sequence ATGCAAAAATATCATTATACCGATGGGGTTAACAGTTTCGGGCCTTTTTCTTTGGAAGAACTTAAAACAAAAAATATAACTGCAGACACTTATGTGTGGACTCCGGAATTGACCGATTGGAAAAAAGCCGGTGAATTGCCTGAACTGGCGGAACTTTTGAAACAGGAGAGTCAGAGTCTTTCAGCTCCGCCACAGATACCTTCTGCCCCTGCCCAACCGACTTTTCAGCATAATGCAGGAACCGGGGGTCAATTTACACCTCCATCCTCCTTATTCGAACAACCTCCCAAAACATACCTTATTGAATCCATTCTTGTCACTGTATTGTGTTGCTGGCCCTTAGGAATACCAGCAATTATATATGCAGCAAAAGTAGAGAATAAGTTCTACAGAGGGGATAAAGCTGGTGCACAGGCAGATTCGGCGAGTGCTAAAAAATGGATTACGATTTCACTGATTGGGTGTGTTGTATTCTGGATACTTTATATTGCAATATTCGGAGGTTTGGCCTATTTCGGATCCACATTGGATACTAACAGTGACTATTCGTATTAA
- a CDS encoding RagB/SusD family nutrient uptake outer membrane protein, whose translation MKLRSLIYITIAGSMVAGTFSCTKLNEEFKGELEEGTSNVEPGALLVTAYNSLNTPYQQEQRWVMQEVSTDAAMAPTRGGDWDDNGMHRAIHLHTWNADNGYMNNTFVSLGTTIYNAGNVLRYKPSAQQAAEARFIRALAMFDMLDLYGVVPIREGASVEDFRIPPDVLQPQAAIDYMVKDLNEIISSLPANGPREAYVANKNAAKVLLMKIYLNKGTFLNRQAPSFAAEDMNQVISLAKEITATGAYSVSAAGKYFDNFAPDNDVKSTENIYTLFNKNGERGGNVDRTWNTIAHYNMNPGGWNGWCTLSDYYDKFTDSDERRGIYYDYPADTTSNKSKGYHRQNVGFFAGQQYNWSTNRPLMARNPANAPLVFTREVTIRTSGATLETAGIRPMKYAFDYAVTGQRNNDWVVFRYSDVLLMQAEAILRGGTGAPGDALALVNSIRTKRGVSSFTTITLDTLLDERARELYWEGWRRQDLIRFGKFLLAWQEKAADADPKTLVYPIPSQQIAVNPNLKQNTGY comes from the coding sequence ATGAAATTAAGATCTTTAATATATATAACAATCGCGGGTTCAATGGTGGCAGGTACATTTTCCTGTACAAAGCTGAATGAAGAGTTCAAGGGAGAACTGGAGGAAGGAACGTCTAATGTAGAACCCGGGGCTTTACTGGTAACGGCTTACAATTCGTTGAATACGCCTTATCAACAGGAACAGCGCTGGGTGATGCAGGAAGTATCTACAGATGCGGCTATGGCTCCTACCCGGGGCGGTGACTGGGATGATAACGGGATGCATCGTGCCATTCACCTGCACACCTGGAATGCCGACAATGGCTATATGAACAATACCTTTGTCAGCCTTGGCACAACGATTTACAATGCAGGAAATGTATTGCGCTACAAACCCAGCGCACAGCAGGCAGCAGAAGCCCGGTTTATCCGTGCCCTGGCTATGTTCGATATGCTGGATCTGTATGGTGTAGTTCCTATACGTGAGGGCGCTTCGGTCGAAGACTTCAGAATTCCACCTGATGTATTACAACCACAGGCAGCCATAGATTATATGGTAAAAGACCTGAATGAAATAATAAGCAGTCTGCCTGCCAATGGTCCAAGAGAGGCTTATGTGGCGAATAAAAATGCAGCTAAAGTCCTCCTGATGAAAATTTACCTGAACAAAGGAACTTTTCTCAACAGACAGGCCCCTTCTTTCGCGGCAGAGGATATGAATCAGGTCATTAGCCTGGCAAAAGAAATTACTGCAACAGGTGCCTATAGTGTCTCTGCAGCAGGAAAATATTTTGACAATTTTGCTCCTGACAATGATGTAAAGTCTACTGAGAATATCTATACTCTTTTTAACAAAAACGGTGAAAGAGGAGGTAATGTGGACAGAACATGGAATACGATTGCTCATTACAATATGAATCCCGGAGGCTGGAATGGCTGGTGTACTTTGTCAGACTATTACGATAAGTTTACGGATTCTGATGAAAGAAGAGGTATCTATTATGATTATCCGGCAGATACAACTTCCAACAAGAGTAAAGGCTATCATCGCCAGAATGTAGGATTCTTTGCAGGACAACAATATAACTGGTCTACAAACAGACCACTAATGGCCAGAAATCCGGCTAATGCGCCACTTGTGTTCACTCGTGAAGTTACCATACGTACTTCCGGAGCCACTCTTGAGACTGCAGGTATACGTCCTATGAAATATGCATTTGATTATGCGGTTACAGGACAAAGAAATAACGACTGGGTTGTATTTCGCTATTCGGATGTGTTGCTGATGCAGGCAGAGGCCATACTAAGAGGTGGCACTGGAGCGCCGGGAGATGCGCTTGCTCTTGTAAACAGCATACGGACGAAACGAGGTGTAAGCTCTTTTACGACTATAACTTTAGATACCTTATTGGATGAACGTGCCCGCGAATTGTATTGGGAGGGCTGGCGCAGACAGGATCTGATCCGCTTTGGAAAATTTTTACTGGCATGGCAGGAAAAAGCTGCAGATGCAGATCCGAAGACACTGGTATATCCTATCCCAAGTCAGCAGATTGCGGTCAATCCTAATCTGAAACAAAATACAGGCTATTAA
- a CDS encoding SusC/RagA family TonB-linked outer membrane protein translates to MKKKLLVQCMMTMSLLFVSFIVVAQTRVLTGKVVDENASPLAGATIKVKGSTVATSSNAGGDFSVEIPTDAKSLEVSFIGYLTKDVPISGNDITIALEPNADHGLDEVVVIGYGTARKKDLTGAMVTIGAKDFNKGLMTSPDQLIQGKTPGVMVINNTGQPGGSTTVRIRGNSSIRASNNPLFVLDGVPMSGNSPLPEGRGGFSSDRGNPLTYLNPGDIASMDILKDASATAIYGSRGANGVVIITTKKGKIGSPEVSVGASTGISSMREYPDVLTAARFREALNYYTPSEAANADFGAEEDAFKAITRNAVTQNYYADVSGGTEHGKYRLSGGYLNQNGIIKGSQLKKYTANFTGNFRFLESKKLGLDFSVFLTQMDNKYAPINAMVGSEGNVISQALQWNPTRPIRDDQGNLTFVSTTTRNPLTSIEAFKDLAVTNTMVVNIAPYYKITDDLEYRFIYSAMRQTGNRQGMYRAGLIDPSAVNNEQAFISNNGETNLQMTHMLSYNKQINSDWNVNAVVGYEYLDYNFNNNISFGGGFRYMGLDYFDYMQYSPVATREISSYRSPTNQLQSLFARGGVNYLNRYLFTATVRRDGSTKFGENNKYAMFPSLALAWNIAEEEFLKSNGNLNQLKLRLGWGKTGNQEFPSGASLNRLIFGNQSISQANYGNDDLKWETSTTFNAGIDFGFLGNRIYGSIDYFNKKTTDALFEQTLAQPAPAGRIWVNLDGEIVNKGVEISLTGTIVKSRDWTWDLTGNATFLKNSVSGLVGYYETGALRGQGFSGVLGQRMVNGQPLNVWYLADYQGIDPQTGMSMYRGLDGSISSANDPAINKFYSNSPNPTTLLGISTNVSYKKVSLAANLNGAMGHYLFNNTAATTLGLSNLSSRNIGSAFFDTSVKESTSNSSAPSTRFLEKGDYLKLANLTLSYRVGDIGKTLKNLNVSLTGQNLFIITKYTGFDPEVNTDGANNGIPSLGIEYLPYPPARNILFGVNFSL, encoded by the coding sequence ATGAAAAAAAAACTACTTGTACAATGCATGATGACGATGTCATTACTGTTCGTATCATTTATCGTTGTTGCTCAGACAAGAGTCCTGACGGGAAAGGTTGTAGATGAAAATGCAAGTCCGCTTGCTGGTGCTACGATTAAAGTTAAAGGGAGCACGGTAGCCACAAGTTCAAATGCGGGCGGGGATTTCTCTGTAGAAATACCCACTGACGCAAAGTCTCTTGAAGTATCTTTTATCGGATATCTTACTAAAGACGTGCCTATCAGCGGCAACGATATAACAATAGCACTGGAACCAAATGCGGATCACGGACTCGATGAAGTAGTGGTCATCGGTTATGGAACCGCCCGGAAAAAAGATCTGACAGGTGCTATGGTAACAATTGGGGCAAAAGACTTTAACAAAGGGCTGATGACCAGCCCTGATCAATTGATACAGGGAAAAACTCCGGGCGTAATGGTGATCAATAACACCGGGCAACCGGGAGGTTCCACTACGGTACGTATCCGCGGAAATTCATCTATCCGGGCAAGCAACAATCCGCTATTTGTATTAGATGGTGTTCCTATGTCCGGAAATTCTCCTTTGCCGGAAGGACGCGGAGGTTTTTCGTCAGACCGGGGTAATCCCCTCACCTATCTCAATCCGGGTGATATAGCAAGTATGGACATTCTTAAAGATGCCTCAGCGACTGCTATCTATGGGTCAAGAGGTGCCAATGGGGTTGTCATTATTACCACAAAAAAAGGAAAAATAGGATCACCGGAAGTCTCTGTCGGTGCTTCAACAGGCATCTCAAGCATGCGTGAATATCCGGATGTATTGACTGCCGCAAGATTCCGCGAAGCATTAAACTATTACACGCCTTCTGAAGCTGCAAATGCGGATTTCGGAGCAGAAGAGGATGCTTTTAAAGCAATTACACGCAATGCTGTCACTCAAAACTATTATGCTGATGTGTCCGGTGGTACTGAACATGGCAAATACCGCCTTTCTGGTGGCTATTTAAACCAAAATGGTATTATAAAAGGATCTCAGTTAAAGAAGTATACCGCCAACTTTACCGGTAATTTCAGATTCCTGGAAAGCAAAAAACTGGGACTCGATTTCTCTGTTTTCCTTACCCAAATGGATAACAAGTATGCACCCATCAATGCCATGGTGGGTTCGGAAGGTAACGTAATATCACAAGCGCTGCAATGGAACCCCACGCGGCCGATCAGGGATGATCAGGGAAATCTGACTTTTGTAAGTACAACAACCCGCAACCCCCTGACAAGTATTGAAGCATTTAAAGATCTGGCCGTAACAAACACTATGGTCGTTAATATCGCTCCTTATTACAAAATTACGGATGATCTGGAGTACCGCTTCATCTATAGTGCCATGCGACAAACCGGTAACCGCCAGGGAATGTACAGAGCAGGCCTTATTGACCCTTCTGCTGTAAATAATGAACAGGCATTTATTTCAAATAACGGAGAGACCAATCTCCAGATGACACATATGCTCTCTTATAACAAGCAGATTAACTCTGACTGGAATGTAAATGCTGTAGTTGGTTATGAATACCTGGATTATAATTTCAACAATAACATATCTTTCGGCGGAGGATTTCGCTATATGGGACTTGATTATTTTGACTATATGCAGTATTCTCCTGTTGCTACGCGTGAGATCTCATCCTATAGGAGTCCTACTAATCAGCTGCAATCCCTGTTTGCCCGTGGTGGTGTTAATTATCTGAATCGTTATCTGTTTACCGCTACAGTAAGAAGAGATGGTTCGACCAAATTCGGAGAAAACAACAAATATGCAATGTTCCCTTCTCTGGCACTTGCCTGGAATATTGCGGAGGAAGAATTTCTCAAATCCAATGGGAATCTGAATCAGCTGAAACTAAGACTGGGATGGGGTAAAACCGGAAATCAGGAGTTTCCTTCCGGAGCTTCATTAAACAGACTTATTTTTGGTAATCAAAGTATCAGTCAGGCCAATTATGGTAATGATGATCTAAAATGGGAGACATCCACTACCTTCAATGCGGGTATAGATTTTGGATTTTTGGGCAACCGTATTTACGGATCGATCGATTATTTCAATAAAAAGACTACAGATGCTTTATTCGAGCAGACACTGGCTCAACCGGCACCTGCAGGTCGTATATGGGTAAACCTGGATGGTGAAATTGTAAATAAGGGGGTCGAAATTTCATTAACAGGAACTATTGTTAAGAGTAGGGACTGGACCTGGGATCTCACCGGAAATGCTACTTTCCTGAAAAACAGCGTAAGCGGATTAGTCGGTTATTATGAAACCGGAGCACTCAGAGGACAAGGATTTTCAGGAGTATTGGGACAAAGAATGGTTAACGGACAGCCTCTGAATGTATGGTATCTGGCAGACTATCAGGGGATAGATCCGCAGACAGGTATGAGTATGTATCGCGGACTTGATGGCAGTATCAGCAGTGCAAATGATCCGGCTATTAACAAGTTTTATTCGAATAGTCCTAATCCTACTACTTTATTGGGTATTTCGACCAATGTATCTTACAAGAAAGTTTCTCTGGCAGCCAATCTGAATGGAGCGATGGGACACTATCTGTTCAACAATACAGCTGCGACAACATTAGGGCTAAGTAACTTGTCTTCCAGAAATATAGGGTCGGCATTTTTCGATACTTCAGTTAAAGAATCTACATCCAATTCATCGGCTCCTTCTACAAGATTTCTGGAAAAAGGCGATTACCTGAAATTGGCCAATCTGACGTTGAGCTATCGTGTGGGTGATATTGGTAAAACATTAAAAAATCTGAATGTTTCTTTAACAGGACAGAACCTCTTTATTATAACGAAGTATACAGGTTTCGATCCTGAAGTGAATACAGACGGTGCTAACAATGGTATTCCATCTCTTGGGATTGAGTATCTGCCTTATCCGCCGGCGAGAAATATTCTTTTTGGAGTCAATTTCTCACTTTAG